Proteins co-encoded in one Capsicum annuum cultivar UCD-10X-F1 chromosome 9, UCD10Xv1.1, whole genome shotgun sequence genomic window:
- the LOC107843160 gene encoding protein CHUP1, chloroplastic, translating into TAHAVPRNDNDHYSTCTLYRDLQEKCKIQEDSEAKFQQYIQLKEKEIALMDMQHKLLLEINKVDYFCKEITLMEGENQRFQYMVIEYLRIMELLDLSKSENSLLHKKVKKLLKKIKEQKFQLEVKEIEITRNQEGLEIKDHVIKQMELEIQQLKMEKNEVEVVTMEDHKELVNELEQLQKEKASEDKELIYLKWCNACLRHELMRRNQEQMNNPELKNLGEENREIVEEFAPKVHEIILRRSSSVGHNESYSNNEHSKRKKLIQKFKKVMF; encoded by the exons ACAGCTCATGCGGTTCCAAGAAATGATAATGATCATTATTCTACATGTACACTTTATAGAGATTtgcaagaaaaatgcaaaattcAAGAAGATAGTGAAGCCAAATTCCAACAATATATACAATTGAAAGAGAAAGAAATTGCACTAATGGACATGCAACACAAGTTGTTATTAGAGATCAATAAAGTTGACTACTTTTGTAAAGAAATTACACTAATGGAAGGTGAAAACCAAAGATTTCAATACATGGtaattgaatatttgagaattatggAACTTCTTGATTTGTCAAAATCAGAAAATAGTTTGCTTCACAAAAAGGTTAAGAAGCTtttgaagaaaattaaagaacaaaaatttcAACTTGAAGTAAAAGAAATTGAAATTACAAGAAATCAAGAAGGGCTAGAAATTAAAGATCATGTCATCAAGCAAATGGAATTGGAAATTCAGCAATTAAAAATGGAGAAG AATGAAGTGGAAGTGGTAACAATGGAAGACCACAAAGAATTGGTAAATGAACTTGAGCAATTGCAAAAGGAGAAAGCAAGTGAAGACAAAGAGTTAATATACTTAAAATGGTGCAATGCATGTTTAAGACATGAATTAATGAGAAGAAATCAAGAGCAAATGAATAATCCAGAATTGAAGAATTTGGgagaagaaaatagagaaattgTTGAAGAATTTGCACCAAAAGTACATGAAATAATCTTGAGGAGGAGTTCATCAGTTGGACATAATGAATCTTATTCAAATAACGAGcattcaaaaaggaaaaaattgatacaaaagttcaagaaagtcatgttctAG